A window from Synechococcus sp. MU1643 encodes these proteins:
- a CDS encoding CPBP family intramembrane glutamic endopeptidase has translation MQKALNRFLLLQPEWLPTVLFIPLLYALGWMAAVPLTLVGLPTDQVSLTGTVLSFVLFIALMPRWVAVRWSAEKPWATLGICRANPQEQPAPAAALLKGLLIAAGLLTVITSVVLIEGSGVWRGEVDGSHFANAVLLCLGVGFAEELIFRSWLWAELNRMMGSRRGAVAQASIFSLVHTRFNLGLGAMSGLLIGLFLLGMVLAKQRQADLGSLWGCIGLHGGLVAGWFLLQSGLLQLSTNAPSWLVGPGGSAPNPLGGAVGLISLLFLLLIQRTAVAKAARPATGARNAS, from the coding sequence ATGCAGAAAGCGCTGAACAGGTTTCTCCTGCTTCAGCCGGAATGGCTGCCCACTGTTCTTTTCATTCCTCTGCTTTACGCGTTGGGGTGGATGGCAGCGGTCCCGTTAACACTCGTTGGGCTGCCAACAGATCAGGTCTCTCTCACCGGAACCGTCTTGAGTTTCGTGCTGTTCATCGCGCTGATGCCTCGATGGGTTGCCGTGCGTTGGTCCGCTGAGAAACCTTGGGCAACCTTGGGCATCTGCCGAGCAAACCCACAAGAACAACCCGCGCCTGCAGCTGCTCTTCTTAAAGGCCTTCTCATTGCCGCAGGGCTGCTGACGGTGATCACTAGCGTCGTTCTGATCGAAGGCTCGGGAGTTTGGCGAGGCGAAGTGGATGGAAGCCACTTCGCGAATGCTGTGTTGCTCTGCCTCGGCGTTGGCTTTGCAGAGGAATTAATTTTCCGCAGCTGGCTCTGGGCGGAACTCAATCGAATGATGGGCTCGCGTCGTGGAGCTGTTGCTCAAGCCAGCATCTTCAGCCTCGTTCACACGCGTTTCAACCTGGGGCTGGGTGCCATGAGCGGCCTACTCATCGGCCTGTTTCTGCTGGGAATGGTTCTTGCCAAACAGCGACAAGCAGACCTGGGTTCCCTTTGGGGCTGTATCGGCCTGCATGGAGGGCTGGTCGCTGGATGGTTTTTACTCCAGAGCGGCTTGCTTCAGCTGTCAACCAATGCCCCGTCGTGGTTGGTGGGCCCAGGAGGGAGCGCCCCAAATCCACTGGGGGGAGCAGTCGGACTGATTAGTTTGCTGTTCCTGCTGCTGATTCAGCGCACAGCCGTTGCCAAGGCAGCTCGACCTGCCACAGGGGCTCGCAATGCTTCATGA
- the clpS gene encoding ATP-dependent Clp protease adapter ClpS codes for MVMAVDSPSQKPGGAAVLDKATERVRKRSPRYKVLLHNDPVNSMEYVVATLQQVVPQLSEQDCMAVMLEAHNTGVGLVIVCDIEPAEFYCETLKAKGLTSSIEPEN; via the coding sequence ATGGTCATGGCGGTGGACTCTCCCAGCCAAAAACCAGGTGGTGCAGCCGTTCTGGACAAAGCGACAGAGCGGGTTCGCAAGCGGTCACCCCGTTACAAGGTGCTGCTGCACAACGATCCGGTGAATTCCATGGAATACGTGGTGGCCACCCTTCAGCAGGTTGTGCCTCAACTCAGCGAGCAGGACTGCATGGCCGTGATGCTGGAGGCCCACAACACCGGCGTGGGATTGGTAATTGTGTGTGACATCGAACCGGCTGAGTTCTATTGCGAGACCTTGAAGGCCAAGGGACTGACCAGTTCCATCGAGCCTGAAAACTAG
- a CDS encoding photosystem II high light acclimation radical SAM protein: protein MAADVAPQQERVLLVRLPCNPIFPIGPIYLADHLHKCFPEMPQRILDLAALPVLDVHRVLDATVDQFKPTLLVFSWRDIQIYAPVDGRGGNPLQNSFEVFYARNPLKRLHGALGGLQLMSSHYGELRRNQRLVFQGLKRARRHQPAARAVLGGGAVSVFYEQLGKSLPKGTVVSIGEGEPLLEKLIQGHSLESERCFVVGEKPRSGLIHEQPESRPKTACNYDYIASIWPQLDWYLEGGDFYVGVQTKRGCPHNCCYCVYTVVEGKQVRLNPVDEVVKEMRQLYDRGVRGFWFTDAQFIPARRYIEDAKELLRAIKAEGLTGIRWAAYIRADNLDPELAQLMVETGMSYFEIGITSGSQELVRKMRMGYNLRTVLESCRMLADAGFRDHVSVNYSFNVIDERPETIRQTVAYHRELEAIFGADLVEPAIFFIGLQPHTHLEQYGFDQGWIKPGYNPMSMMPWTARKLLWNPEPMGSTFGRVCLEAFDRNPADFGRTVMSLLERDYGVASLHEALRAPVAGRAALATAVR, encoded by the coding sequence ATGGCAGCTGACGTGGCACCACAACAAGAACGGGTGTTGCTGGTGCGGCTGCCCTGCAATCCGATCTTCCCGATCGGGCCTATCTATCTCGCCGACCATCTGCACAAGTGTTTCCCGGAGATGCCCCAACGCATCCTGGATCTCGCGGCTCTGCCGGTGCTCGATGTTCATCGCGTGCTGGACGCCACCGTTGACCAGTTCAAGCCCACGCTGTTGGTTTTTTCCTGGAGAGACATCCAGATCTATGCGCCGGTCGATGGACGAGGGGGTAATCCTCTACAGAACTCGTTCGAGGTGTTCTATGCCCGCAATCCTCTGAAGCGTCTGCATGGAGCCTTAGGCGGGCTTCAGTTGATGAGCAGCCATTACGGCGAGCTGCGCAGAAACCAACGTTTGGTGTTTCAGGGCTTGAAACGTGCCCGCCGCCACCAGCCGGCGGCCAGAGCCGTACTTGGCGGTGGGGCCGTCAGTGTGTTCTATGAGCAACTCGGCAAGTCACTCCCTAAGGGAACAGTTGTCTCCATTGGTGAGGGAGAGCCACTTCTTGAGAAGTTGATCCAGGGTCACTCCCTCGAGAGCGAACGTTGCTTCGTGGTGGGCGAGAAGCCACGTTCAGGTCTGATCCATGAGCAGCCGGAAAGTCGGCCCAAAACCGCCTGCAACTACGACTACATCGCTTCAATCTGGCCTCAGCTCGATTGGTACCTCGAAGGTGGGGACTTCTATGTGGGAGTTCAGACCAAGCGCGGCTGCCCCCACAACTGTTGTTACTGCGTCTACACGGTGGTGGAAGGCAAGCAGGTGCGCCTCAACCCAGTAGATGAGGTGGTGAAAGAGATGCGCCAGCTTTACGACCGCGGTGTGCGTGGTTTCTGGTTCACCGATGCTCAGTTCATTCCCGCGCGGCGCTACATCGAAGACGCCAAGGAACTGCTACGGGCGATCAAGGCTGAGGGACTCACCGGCATTCGTTGGGCCGCCTACATCCGCGCCGACAATCTGGATCCCGAATTGGCTCAGCTCATGGTGGAGACCGGCATGAGCTATTTCGAGATCGGCATTACATCCGGCTCTCAGGAGCTTGTCCGCAAGATGCGCATGGGCTACAACCTGCGCACCGTTCTGGAGAGTTGCCGGATGCTGGCGGATGCGGGCTTCCGCGATCACGTGTCGGTGAATTACTCCTTCAACGTGATCGATGAGCGGCCAGAAACGATCCGTCAGACCGTGGCTTACCACCGTGAGCTAGAGGCCATTTTCGGCGCTGATTTGGTTGAGCCAGCGATCTTTTTTATTGGCTTGCAGCCCCACACCCACCTTGAGCAGTACGGGTTTGATCAGGGTTGGATCAAGCCCGGTTACAACCCGATGAGCATGATGCCGTGGACGGCGCGCAAGCTTCTCTGGAACCCTGAGCCGATGGGGAGCACCTTTGGTCGGGTGTGTCTCGAGGCTTTCGATCGCAATCCTGCGGATTTCGGTCGCACAGTGATGTCACTCCTCGAAAGGGATTATGGAGTGGCTTCGCTTCATGAAGCATTGCGAGCCCCTGTGGCAGGTCGAGCTGCCTTGGCAACGGCTGTGCGCTGA